One stretch of Astatotilapia calliptera chromosome 3, fAstCal1.2, whole genome shotgun sequence DNA includes these proteins:
- the LOC113019554 gene encoding uncharacterized protein LOC113019554 isoform X2: MFAVTSPWLCWTLLSVSLLGFTCAGSFVVNVTQTSYQAEENHNITLEWTFTVETGRSPTYLIIYCDLITGRVQGDKDALREGRIRLQLCKLRTEDSGQYKCKVNTDYGLSSASCRLNVTAATSQEERDWKIITIVLTAAAALVALLMCALLWTVFRKKC; this comes from the exons ATGTTTGCTGTAACATCTCCGTGGCTCTGCTGGACTTTACTGTCTGTCTCCCTCCTGGGCTTTACCTGTGCAG GATCATTTGTAGTGAATGTGACTCAGACCTCCTATCAGGCAGAGGAGAACCACAACATCACACTGGAGTGGACGTTCACAGTAGAAACAGGCAGATCCCCCACATATCTAATAATTTACTGTGACCTGATAACTG GGCGAGTTCAGGGTGACAAAGACGCCCTCAGAGAAGGACGAATCAGACTCCAGCTGTGCAAACTCAGGACTGAGGACTCGGGTCAATACAAGTGTAAAGTAAACACAGATTATGGTCTCAGCTCTGCGAGCTGCAGACTCAACGTCACTG CAGCTACATCACAAGAAGAGAGAGACTGGAAGATTATTACAATTgtcctgacagcagcagcagcattagtAGCTCTGCTGATGTGCGCTTTACTTTGGactgtgtttagaaaaaagtGCTGA
- the LOC113019554 gene encoding programmed cell death 1 ligand 1-like isoform X1 — protein MFAVTSPWLCWTLLSVSLLGFTCAGSFVVNVTQTSYQAEENHNITLEWTFTVETGRSPTYLIIYCDLITGNKSSLLYHVHNGAEVSESQDKKFSGRVQGDKDALREGRIRLQLCKLRTEDSGQYKCKVNTDYGLSSASCRLNVTAATSQEERDWKIITIVLTAAAALVALLMCALLWTVFRKKC, from the exons ATGTTTGCTGTAACATCTCCGTGGCTCTGCTGGACTTTACTGTCTGTCTCCCTCCTGGGCTTTACCTGTGCAG GATCATTTGTAGTGAATGTGACTCAGACCTCCTATCAGGCAGAGGAGAACCACAACATCACACTGGAGTGGACGTTCACAGTAGAAACAGGCAGATCCCCCACATATCTAATAATTTACTGTGACCTGATAACTGGTAATAAATCCTCACTCCTGTATCATGTCCACAATGGTGCTGAAGTCTCAGAGTCTCAGGATAAAAAGTTTTCAGGGCGAGTTCAGGGTGACAAAGACGCCCTCAGAGAAGGACGAATCAGACTCCAGCTGTGCAAACTCAGGACTGAGGACTCGGGTCAATACAAGTGTAAAGTAAACACAGATTATGGTCTCAGCTCTGCGAGCTGCAGACTCAACGTCACTG CAGCTACATCACAAGAAGAGAGAGACTGGAAGATTATTACAATTgtcctgacagcagcagcagcattagtAGCTCTGCTGATGTGCGCTTTACTTTGGactgtgtttagaaaaaagtGCTGA